In one window of Bos javanicus breed banteng chromosome 24, ARS-OSU_banteng_1.0, whole genome shotgun sequence DNA:
- the STARD6 gene encoding stAR-related lipid transfer protein 6 isoform X1: MDYKALAQQTAQEILGYYQDTSGWKVVKNSKKITVSSKASKKFHGNLYRVEAMIPESTSKLSDFLFKPENRVTWDKSLKMYNMVLKIDLDTFLCHTITESFAMGSISPRDFINLVSVKHYEGNMDVISSTSVDFPAYPPSSSYIRGYNHACGYICLPVQENPAYSKLVMFVQTEMRGKLAPSIIEATMPSNLVSFMINVKDGIKTQKIPSRRGYHHNGHSSFLKKK; the protein is encoded by the exons ATGGACTATAAGGCACTTGCCCAACAAACTGCTCAAGAAATTTTAGGTTACTATCAAGATACATCAGGCTGgaaagtggttaagaattca aaaaaaataactgtttCCAGCAAGGCttctaaaaaattccatggaaatcT ATATCGTGTTGAAGCAATGATTCCAGAATCGACATCTAAACTATCTGATTTCCTCTTCAAACCTGAAAACAGAGTCACATGGGACAAATCATTGAAAATGTACAACATGGTACTAAAGATTGATTTG GATACATTCCTGTGTCATACCATTACAGAAAGTTTTGCCATGGGCTCAATTTCCCCCCGAGACTTTATCAACTTAGTCTCTGTGAAGCACTATGAAGGGAATATGGATGTTATCAGCT CTACTAGTGTGGATTTTCCAGCATATCCTCCATCCTCAAGTTACATCCGAGGTTATAACCATGCATGTGGCTATATATGTTTACCTGTGCAAGA GAATCCAGCATATTCCAAATTAGTGATGTTTGTTCAGACAGAAATGAGAGGAAAATTGGCCCCATCAATAATTGAAGCAACCATGCCTTCCAATTTAGTAAGCTTCATGATCAATGTAAAAGATGGAATAAAGACACAAAAAATTCCATCAAGACGTGGATATCATCATAATGGGCATTCATCATTCCTAAAGAAGAAATGA
- the STARD6 gene encoding stAR-related lipid transfer protein 6 isoform X2, whose translation MCQGKGYRVEAMIPESTSKLSDFLFKPENRVTWDKSLKMYNMVLKIDLDTFLCHTITESFAMGSISPRDFINLVSVKHYEGNMDVISSTSVDFPAYPPSSSYIRGYNHACGYICLPVQENPAYSKLVMFVQTEMRGKLAPSIIEATMPSNLVSFMINVKDGIKTQKIPSRRGYHHNGHSSFLKKK comes from the exons ATGTGCCAGGGAAAGGG ATATCGTGTTGAAGCAATGATTCCAGAATCGACATCTAAACTATCTGATTTCCTCTTCAAACCTGAAAACAGAGTCACATGGGACAAATCATTGAAAATGTACAACATGGTACTAAAGATTGATTTG GATACATTCCTGTGTCATACCATTACAGAAAGTTTTGCCATGGGCTCAATTTCCCCCCGAGACTTTATCAACTTAGTCTCTGTGAAGCACTATGAAGGGAATATGGATGTTATCAGCT CTACTAGTGTGGATTTTCCAGCATATCCTCCATCCTCAAGTTACATCCGAGGTTATAACCATGCATGTGGCTATATATGTTTACCTGTGCAAGA GAATCCAGCATATTCCAAATTAGTGATGTTTGTTCAGACAGAAATGAGAGGAAAATTGGCCCCATCAATAATTGAAGCAACCATGCCTTCCAATTTAGTAAGCTTCATGATCAATGTAAAAGATGGAATAAAGACACAAAAAATTCCATCAAGACGTGGATATCATCATAATGGGCATTCATCATTCCTAAAGAAGAAATGA